The Hippopotamus amphibius kiboko isolate mHipAmp2 chromosome 3, mHipAmp2.hap2, whole genome shotgun sequence genomic interval ACACCCAGCTCCGAGCCTGCCTCCAGAGCCCTGGCCGGGTGAGGACTCCTCCCCTGTGGGTCTCTGTGCCACGTGGCCCGGGGCAGTCCTAACAGATGCCCGAGACCCGACTCTGAGGCCACTCGTGCTCTCAGACTGTTTCTGATGCCCATATCCCCAGCAAGGCCCTGTGCCTCTCTGTCTCCCCTAAAGAGCAGACCAAGCCCCTGCACCCTGGTGTCCATAATTCCCCGCAGAACaccctcttctttctccccataGAGGCAGACGGGGGGGTCCTTCCCCGGAAGCCTGCTGGCCAAATGCTCCACCCTTGGGGACCTACGCTACCCACAGGGCTGGCAAAGCAGCCAAAGAGAGAAAGGCTTACACGGGtctttaaaataagacaaacGAATATCATTCACGTTCCAAAGGGAGGGAATTCATGGTACAACGTGGctgaaccctgaggacattacACTCAGTGGAATAAGACTCAGAAAAGGAGAAATCCTGTCTGACTCCACTCACACCAGGTCGCTGGAGGAGTCACACCCACAGACACGGGAAGTAGGTGGTggcgctgggggctggggagagggggaggggagcgagTGTTTAAAGGGGACACAGTGTCCGTTTGGGACGATGAGAAGGTTCTGGAggtgggtggtgatggtggctgcACAACACGTAAACGTGCTTCATGGCCCTGAGCTGTGCGCTTAGACGTGGTTAAGACGGTAAATGTTATATATGTTTTGCcacaacttaaaaacaaaacacaataaagTCTTGTATCATAATCTCACTAATGATTAGCTCAAGTGCTCCTCCCAGGCAGGTTGGAAGCCAGGTCTCTGTTCAGCCAAAAGGGCTGCTAGCAGGACCTTGAGACCAgctgtgccccctcccctccccatcccggaAGAAGCGGGCCCATAAAGTCACATCAGGGATTCAGTCATTTGCTCTGCCCTGTTAGTACCCAGAGAATTCACCAATTCAGGCAGAACAGGAAATACAAAGTATTCAGACACAGAGACTAACCATGAATGGGAGGGCACGTTACCACCTTCTGGCATCCGCACAGCAACTGCTCAGGCTGTGCACCAGGAAACACACATCTcagccctcctcctctgccttcagCACTTGGTTCCCCTGATGCCCGAGATGATCAAGGAGGAGCACGAGGTGGCCATGCTGGGGGCGCCCCAGGGCCAGGCCCCCGTCACGACCACAGTGATCACCGTCCCCAGGGAGACCTCCGTGCCCGACCACATCGTCTGGTCCCTGTTCAACACCATCTTCATGAACTGGTGCTGCCTGGGCTTCGTGGCATTCGCCTACTCCGTGAAGGTGGGTGGTACCTGGGGGGTTCTCCGCGAAAGTGTGTGTGAGCCTGGAGAGGCCCCCGGCCCGATGGCACGTGGGGTGTGGAgtgtgcttctgtgtgtgtgtgtgtgtgtgtgtgtgtgtgtgtgtgttcctctgtgtgtgggtgtgtgtgtggctgggggATCATTCCCAGTGAGAGTTCCCACGAGGCTGCAGGGCCCacatggggatggggggtggtgtGTCTCCACCACCCCCCAGGAAGTTCTCCTTCCCAGCCTCATTGGAGAAATGACATCCTTCACACTTCACATTCAGACCTTGAGTCTGGTCCTGAAAACGAGAAGGTTTTCAGCTGAAAGGAGACTGACCCCCGGTGGGGTGAGTGGGCAGGGAAGGGACTAGAGCAGAGGGAGGGTGAGCCCTGGGGCCTCCCGGAGAGGCTGGGAGTCTGTGAGGAAGCAGATCCAGGCcccagcaggggagggggcccaCCGGGCACTGTCCAGCTCAGGCTCCGGGGAACGGGCAGGGTGGGTCCCCACCTGGGGGAGTGGGCCCCGGGGGACCAGCAGGGGAGGGCCTGAGTCACAGCACCTGGCTGTCTCCTGGCCCCACTCCGGGTACCCTCACCGTCTCCTCTCCCTCAGTCTAGAGACCGGAAGATGGTGGGCGACATCACTGGGGCCCAGAGCTATGCCTCCACCGCCAAGTGCCTGAACATCTGGGCCCTGGTCCTGGGCATCTTTCTGACCATTGGATTGATCGTTCTTCTGGTGTTTGCTTACCTGGCAGCCTACCGGGtggcttcacagatgaggaatcaCAGAGGCTACTAGATGCTGACCATGGAGGTGGCCCAGGTCCTGCCCTGTCCACGGCCAGCCCTGCACCTGGGGCTGt includes:
- the LOC130849298 gene encoding interferon-induced transmembrane protein 1-like, translating into MPEMIKEEHEVAMLGAPQGQAPVTTTVITVPRETSVPDHIVWSLFNTIFMNWCCLGFVAFAYSVKSRDRKMVGDITGAQSYASTAKCLNIWALVLGIFLTIGLIVLLVFAYLAAYRVASQMRNHRGY